The genomic segment ACGAAAACAGTTTAAACTagttaattacatttatttgggGGAAGGTGTGTcaacaaacttttttttttttttgcgggggggggggggggggggggagtccaaGGGCATGACTTTGGTTTGAATATTGGGAGGATTGGGATCTCCACCCATTTAGGAGGAGACGTGATTATTGGGAGGGTTATAAACCCACCTGTAATTTACACCAGTCACAAACCAGTTTATCAGTTACAAACAGCTGTTAAGCTACACGAATGTTTAATCTTGAGCAGGTTGTCATTTTGGGGAGGTGGGGATGGGCTTCCCCCTAATGGCGAAATCGACAGATCGAATTGTTTCCCTTCAAAAAGCCCTGATGATTTCAATTGAGTCCTACAATtgaggactgttttttttcctcgaTTCCACACCTATGATAACTTGTGGGTGGGAGAGCGTTTTAACTTATTCAAatgctgctgtctgtcagaAATTTCACACTGTGATCTTTTGAAAGATAGTTTACGAGTGTAGTTGACAACGAGCAGAGAATTGCTTGAGGCATATCggcaattttatttttagtaggtttaatttAGACTTCTAAATACATATTTTTGCACTCTACTGCGGTACAATAAGAACAGAACACAAGATATAAAAAACAAGTCGATAAATATTTTTGGTGCTACAGTTCACCCATTTATTGCGCTTTTCTGCCATCTGCTGGCAAATGTCGGTCATTTACTCCAATTCGCATTTACAAAGTCCATTCAATGTAATCATTAAATGGTTCTAACCGTATTACTTTACAACTGTTGGTATCCATACTATTAATTAGTGATACAGATTTTGTTTGAATTTGTTGATGCCTAGCGCATTCAGTTTGGCTCTACCGTACATCTTCCAACCATGTCTGGTAAATAACACATCCCATAAAGAATATCATATTGTTTAAAATTAGTAATTAGTTACAGTTACTAGTTACTTTGTTCAAGAGTAatgcaattactgcatataaaagtagttACTAGGGAAAGTAACTAAGCATCATTTCAACTGTGAAATGAAGACGCCCAGTGATGGTCTGTCAAAGCCAGCGAGGTCTTCTCTGTGGACATAAACACAAGTCAAAATCACTGACTTatcttttattatcattttttaTGAACATATTTTTCCAAGAATATGCATTAACTAATTCCCAATAGTCTATTCTCTTCACTTCATAGCTTTTGCTATGCTCCTTGTCAGCCGCATGGCTCAGCTCGTTGAGCACCTGGTTGTCTGTGAATCCCTCTGTCGTGTGTTCaaatcctgcttcctctgttTTTGCACTTTTGTCGTGCACTAAAGCGCCCAGACGATCGCTGCATGACAGTTTTGTTCCTAAGGTTTCTTTTGTATCAGTTTTATCCCTGTGATTTGTCTATTCAGTTCTGGTTTCTTGCTTTCAGCCTTagttgtgttttattggtttttgtTACTCCCAGTGTTAGATGCTGtttcttggttagttcttagtttccctgtttAGTTCCTTGAGTTCATTATTAGTTTCATCTGTGGCCTGTTTTCCCAGCCCTTGTTGATTGATCTCACCTGACCTTTGTTAGTCTTGTTACCCCTCTGTATgcaagtccctgcctctgttcgGTTCCCTAGTGAGGTTTGTATGTTGGATATTGCTTACCTGCTCCATTTTTTAATTAGTCTTCGTTTATCCCCATTTACTTTTGacctccaccccctccccaccagaATGGAAAGCCCCATACCTCCTGCTTGGGGAAGACTGCAGTTCCTGGATGGTACACAACCAGTACTCACTTAGGTTACTAATGCGtgtttttttcttgcttttaGTCACTACAGAAATTAATGGCCTGGGCCTAGCCTGTAACGTCTCAGCCCTCAGGGGAAACCCCTAACATCCAGTTGCTTCAGTTAgcatctgaccctgctttcaatTGAAAACTTGCCAAATAAACTAAAATAGCACCATGGACAATGCATTTTACATGTGAAGTGTCTCACCTATAGAGATACAGTTTAAAAGGCTTAGGCAGAATTTTGAAGGCTTCTCAGACTGCCAGTACGTTACAACAGGTTTATGTTGTCACAAGGGCTTTGCAAAAAACGTTGTGTAACTTAATCGTGTAAGTCGTATTAACACAAGCGCCACTATGAGTAGGGCGACGTGGTTCATTCAGGTTCCTTTAGAATTTCAAACTATCACGATGGCTCATTATTTTAAAGAGCAAACAATCCTATATCGTTAGGTTTTTACTTGCGATCTCCCTCCATACTAAACGCACGGTAATTGGCGCTTCAGACAGCTATCAGAGTGCCTTGCACTAGGATTGCACATGCATGTTATGGAAGTTCCCCAGTTTACATATTATGTTccaatttacgcattttaacaAGGATAATTAATTGTTAAATAAAGATTTCTCCACTATTACAGTAAATTGACATTTTCACGTCTATAGAAAAAATCCGTATAACGCTTGAACTGACGGGCACGTGGGAGTGTGTGCTGTACTCAGTACGTACCCTTATTGAATAACAGGCAGACTGTCTAAATGTTTACCAATATTGTATTATTATGTTTTACTGGCTTAAAAAGCAACATTATGCACTCAGATCAGAACTTTATTAAGTTGTATTTTTGCTGTGAATTTGCTGTGAACTGCCTGTATTTTCATGAAACCCAAATACATGTGTGACATGCAAGACTAACCGTCTTATAtacaatatacaatatataaaagatAACTTAAAACGAGATATTCTTTATCTAGTCATCACGAGATAAACAAGTAATTTTCATAATGCGAGGATTTCTCAAGGCATTAGGccataaaatacatataattaCTAAGATACTCATATAATTTATGAATAAATAACTAACAGAACTTGACTGATTATTACTTAATCATTGCgtgcagccggagcgccgctgTGTCTTTAAGAGCCGCGCGGATGTTTCGCCATCGCTGCCCCGTTAAGGGTGGAGTGGTTCCGTGttgtaattataattataactaTGGTATGTGTTAAGTCTTAAGTCACTCGCCGTGTGCTAGTTGTGTTTCTCTGTCGCGCTAAATCCATTGAGCTGCATAATGGCTGCGAACGACTGGAAGCAGAAATGCGGAAGTGAGCTGAAGCTGGAAGAGAACAACTTGCCGATGCCAGATACGGTGGACTGGAAATTCGTCTATGAAAAGAAACCTCTAGGACGCAACTTGCTGAAGAACCCGTCCCCTTTCGGTACTGTGATCGCAACCCCCACACACGTCCAGCCGAATGCATAGAGTGAGATCTGCACaccatgcacacgcatttacatttcTATCAAccatgtaaatagtctgtagggtttgcaaactgcccgacgcttttgatgtagttcATTttatgtacaggcacagggaacagggaaaCTGGTTGGCAAGTCGGCGTCCTCTAAGAAGCTGGCGCCCTAGACGGCCGCCTATGTCTCCTATAAGATCGACCGGCCCTAAGTTTAATTTATCCAtcagtccgtccgtccatccattttccaaagtgcttgtcctactgggtcgcggggattaattttaaatataagaataatTTAAACAGAAATTGCAGCATGGAGGGAGGGGGCGCCGCGGTGGCCGCAGGAAAGTTACGTATCATTATTACTGCTACTTCTTAATAGGCTTTGCTaggcaggtaaattcatgtgggcatattttcatattaagacgcattaataccaactagttTTAAGAATAGTGGAGTGTTGCactttttcttcctccgttttGTGGCGCCCCTTGGACGGATGGCGCCCTTGGCATTTGCCTGTATTGCCAATGTCACAGGCCGGCCCTGGAGAAAGGTGCCGTAATACAGCCGTTATATGAAAGTTAGAGGGACCGTGTgtctaacattttaaaaacGGGAGCTTTTTGTCAGAACTGTAACGCATAACTTGGTACACAGGTTTGGACCAGAACACGCCGCCGCCTCCTAAGAAGGAGCTGGCAGGAATGTTTGGAGCTGAACCTCCCCGATCCGAACCAGAAGGTGGGAAAGGACACCATCGCTGCTGCATGGAAACGGGTATATATGTCAGAGCAGAGGCTAACCAAAAACGGTTCTCCCCTTGCTGGTTAGGCGACTTCAGTGACTGGACCACATCCGAAGAAACGCTCCCTTACGACACCAGTGGGATTCCAGCTGGTGTTGCCATATGTTACTTACCGCGGTTCAGGTGAGGCAGCTAATAAATGCATGTGTTTTTGTCAATTAGTTCTTATTTGTGATCAAGAGCCTGTTTCCATACTATGTGGGGTGTGTGGCAGGACAGTGTATTAGTGCCTAGTCCATCACACAACGCCAATATACCGATGCTAGGGACGATGTGGACTATCTGGCCGGTGGGCATGCAGGGTTGGGGTGCTGCTGTCTGGGTTAGGATTGTCGGCAGGTCAAACGCCTGAACCCCTCATTGTGTTTCGTGGGGAGCAAGATGGGACGTGCAGAAACAAACCGGTTTCCAAGTGGGATGAATAACATGTCATTGTTCTATGCGATTAAACTCGCCCGTGGATCATGTCCACACTGGCAAGGATGTTCGCGGCTCTGTTCAGTCTGGAGAGTTGTGTCGAGCTGCAGGTTTTCACTTGTTTCCACTTCAGCTAAAGAAACTGATCAGTGAAATGCAGTGAAAGGTCCGTCTCATAACTGACTCACATCCTCGTGGCTGGAACGGTGGTTCCCGTGACGCATCTACTGTTCGCTTTCCCTGCGAAGCTGTCTGCAGGCATATGGTTGACGCCCAGCTAAATTCCAGCAGCATTTTCCAGTGGGTTTTCAGACTGCTGCTTTGTGCTAGCAGTAAATGCTAAACGTCTCCATTAACCTTAGCATGTGATTCAGTCAAGTTGCACTCTGGTCTTGTCAGGCAACTGTAAACTTTCACAGAACGTGTGAACAGGGTTGGCTTGGGTCTTGGATGTGGTGGTACAGTTCACACACCTCCAGGGTGTGAACaagtttgcatagatcacatttggggaccagaATGTCCGCAAAGTGCGgtaaacctgaaacttcctttttGGGGGCCTCTTTCAGGTCctcatttggataacctcagttttataacaatctgtgaatgcaatcaaaaaggtaaaaaaTACCAAGTCtagtattttggttggttacttagggttaaggtcgtcatcattgggattagggttgtgCTCATggtaatgaatggatggtccccgcAGAGATGCAAGTACagatttgtgcgtgtgtgtgccctgcagtgggctGGCGTGCCATGCAGTTTGCACAGCCGCCATGTGCTGCCTTAGGTCCCCTAAGGCTGATATAATTGTTCTGATGACCTAttcttcccccaccccccaccaatttcCTGTCTAGCTCTTTTGAGATGTCTCAACTGTATTAATGCTTGTACAAAGCTGTACAACTCAATATAACTTtgagttgtttgtcaatattgcCACACTCCCAAGCAGACATTAAATGCATACCTGTATTACTGAAACCATAAAATCTGCTCGGTGTTAACTAGTCTTTACTttgtagtttaaaaaaaaaaaaaattttaatatacattttaatCATTTAGGAGACTCATTTGACACTTTTTGTATTATAAGTGTGGTCCCATTTGAGCCTGTTCCTGCTGTCCGTGCCACTCTGCCTCCACAGCTGGTTCACCCTGGAGCAGAAAGTGGACCTGAAAGAGGAGGGATTTTGGGATGAACTTCTGGACGACTTTCAGCCGGATATAGCCATTGAGGACTGGTAATCTTGCTGCGTCGCATCACTGGTGCTGCGTTCTGTGCAGAGCTGctgcgttcccccccccccccccctaacggcacatcccccccccccccccccccccgcgcaggTACGAGGAGAGCCAGCTCCACAAATCTGTCTATGTGCTGAAGGTGACGCTGCTGGGAGCAGATGGCCAGACGGTGATTAAGGAGCACATGCTCTCCCCGGAAGAGGATCAACGTAACGACTCCCACACCTGGAAGCGGGTGATGCCTTTGCGCTTCTGAGAAAGTAGCGGATTAACTAGCTGATGGTGCCGCTGCCTGTGGGTTTGAGGAAAGAGGAGCTGCCCGTTACCTGTCGTCGAGGGGGCTGATGTGTATGTTGGGTATATATGGTACACAGGATGTATATCAGTCACACCTTCTGTATCACGGCTTCATCCACCGTGACTCGGATGCATCACACGGTCGGCGAAGCATAAATTCTTGGACTTTTGGGAGTTTTGCTGAAGTCGCAGATGACATGCAGTTTAGTAACTCGTACATGCATAATTAtatgtacatacacacatatatagtgtgtgtgtgcgcgtgcgtacCCCAGGCAGATAAATTCAGAATTTGTTtctgggaggaggggggtggcaCATGCGCACAAACAATTTCAAATTTTTGGTTTTAACATATTTTAGTAAACAAATTAATAACTATCATATAaccagaatatttaagtaaaatattcatttatagtAATGATAAATTGAAACCAAGGTGATGATTCTAAAAGCTGATCTGAGTTCATTGACAAGCAGACTCTGGGTGCTTTGAATAGTAACACTTTTACAATGACAAACGCCAAGCCTTTGTGACATTTACTTGTTAATGGTCTTGGGAGCTCTGATTCATAGCCAGTCCTGAGacacttgcttaattctgtaaaaatactGTAAATTTATTAGCTTATAAAAAGGCCTTTGACAATCAGTGTGTAACTTGCCATATTCTAAAGTCGTAACCCTATTTCCCTGATCATGTTAAAGCAGCAGTATTTCAGCTTTTTTGCCTAAATCTGGATCAGCTGTTCATGTTACCCGAAGCAACAACCTGACTGAACACAAAAGTGAAAGGAAGCAAATACTTATAAATATTCTGCTGGTAATGAATTAAGAAGCAAACCAGAGTAAAGCCTAAAGAAGTTTTAGTACAAAGCTGTCATTCAGTGGCGTAGATGGATCCACATTCAGGCCAAAAACGGGTTACTTTGCCATTTCGGGAAATATTAACAACACTAACAGTGACAGGCTGAATCGCACCGAATCCACTCCGTAGTGTCCAAACCACAAGCTTGTGTTGTAGCAGttttacgtgtgtgtgtgtgtctcacgcTTGTACTGTATTCTAGCCGTCTTTCTCGTACAGTAGGGATTTGTAGCAGCACCTGTGACCTTTGCCTGCCTCGGCGTCTCTCTACAGGTGACACATGTCTTCTCCGGCTACGGGCCCGGTGTGAGGCAGATTCACTTCCTCCACAAGCTGAAGAACAGGGATCAGATTCATGTCACCCATGCCACGGGGAGCTCCGTCATCGTCAGGGCCACTAGGTCCACCAGGCCCTGAAGACGCTTCTATCTGCACACTTGCACGTTGTTCCtaatttctgctttttttttgacATGCGCTATTAGATTAACAGGTGTGGAGGATGCAAGAACCTCTTAGGCTTTAaatgaaatgtgtttttcatcCAGCCTTAATCCAAACCAGATGCCTGTGACTTTGCATTTGCAGCAGTGGAGCTGAGATGAGTGTCTAATTCAGAATTTTTGTGACATTAAAATAACCGCAGGGAATAAAACTTGATCTGTGATTATGACTTTCTTAGCCCAGGGAAGGCCATCCTCTTAAAACGCGGGTCAAGTGCAGCAGTATCTGCTAGCATGTGGTTGGCATGAATCCTGTGGAATCGCGATGACATACTCGCACACAGACTGTCGATCACACCTTGCGCTGCCGCTGTTGTAGTGTTTCACCGGAAATCAGCGGTGGCTCTTTGAAGTCCCCTGGCCAGCACTATGACCTTCGAGGCTGTCAAGTAGctggtgaaaaaagaaaaaaaaactttaatgttacaATTTTAAAGCTGAAACAATGATAAATATTACAATGTATTAAACAGATCTCTATTGTGGTATCCATAATCCATAATTTTTTATCAGAAAATTGGCGTGCAGGCTACAGAAATCTACTGACATTGATATATACTCCAGTGTATTGCACAGATTTCTAATATGGTATAAAATATTCATAATTTACTATCAGGTACTATGCATGCATGCTAAAGAAATATACTGCTGTGCAACTGAGCTACATACCTTGCTGCACTGAGGTCCACAGTGACTTCCTCAAATGGTTGCAAGATTGTGCACATTTCTTGCACTGTGATCCATTCCTCCTGGGACAGGTGGCGGACAGGTGCATTGATGACGGCCAGGGTGGAGATTATGGCATTTTTACTGGCAATAAAGCCTTTCAACATGTAGTAGGTGGAATTCCACCTTGTAGGACAATCCTGTTTCGGTCGGAGCTCCTCCATCTTCATTTGTAGTTGAGTCTCCTTCAGTTTTTGTGCCCCCACGGTGCTTCTGTGAAAGTATTCCACTGCCTCTTTCACCTTATCAATGATGGGCTTTTAAGCTTGCAGGACATCTCTTACCACCAGGTTAATAGTATGGGCCAGGCATGGTAGGTGCATCCATCCAATGGTTTGTATAGCCTTAGTAACATTTGCCGCATTATCGGTTAGGCAGCACACTACTTTCTTGTCCACCCCCCACTCTGCTGCAACACTAAGCAGCTGTTGTGCAATGTTGTCTGCTGTGTGCCGCTCACTGAATTCAAAACAGTCCAGGAGGCAGGAGGCCACACGGAAATCCTCGATAAAATGGCAGGTTACAGACAAATATGATGCTGTCGTTCTTGAAGTCCAACAGTCTGTGGTTAAACAGACAGCTGGTACTTTTGACACCCTTTTATGCAAAGATGCTGTCTCCCTGTCATACATATCCGTGACCTTCTGGGCTAGTGCCTTCCTACTTGGAGGAATGTAGGAGGGGTTGAGCGCCtgtgaatatttttttaatcctgTGTCCTCCACTATTGAGAAAGGCTGGAAGTCAGTGGCTATCATCTTTGCCAGCTCTTCGTCTATCTTCTCCTGTCTTAATGGGGTCACGACAGGAGGTAAATATTGACTGATGGATGTCTGCTTTCTTTTTGGTCGTGCCTGGCCAGGCGATGTGGTGGGCCCAGTGGGGTCAGAGGCTGCTGTGGCTGCAGTTGCACTTGATGTGGAGGCAGAGGAGGCAATGGACACATCAGTGTCACTGTTGTTGTCTGAGTCTGGCTCTGCTCTCAAACCTGTGACCTGCAGTGTTGGGCGTTGAGTATTCAAATGCCTGTGTAAATTATTTATTGACCCAGACTTAAATGAAATGACTTTTTGACAAACGCTGCATTTAGCCTTACTGTTTTCTTCCCGAGAAAAGTGCACCCAAATGCTGCTCCTTTTCCTCTGGCTGTTTTTCAGACGTGTCACGTGTGTGTCTTCTTCCTTCGAACGACCCGCTATTACTGACGTTGGCACTGAGACAGGGGCACTCGCacgtgttttgtttttgtttgtttttttaactggAGTAAGCATGTGACGGCAGCGGGCACAAGTCATGGCTCCGCTCCTACCCAATGAcagaggcacactcacacaccattcactcacacatgcacacctacgggcaattcagcaactccaattagcctcagcatgtttttggactgtggggggaaaccggagtagccggaggaaaccccacgacgacacggggagaatatgcaaactccgcacacatgtgacccaggcggagactcgaacccgggtcccagaggtgtgaggcgacagtgctaaccactgcaccatcatgccgccccctctgTGTAAAACACGCATAGGAAAAAAACGTCACAACTCAGTTGATCATTTTAGTTAGCTGGCTGGCGAGGGATACTCAagtcgagacaagtctgcaaacACCTTTACATGTACGTACGATTTTTATTTCCGTGTAAATACTGTAGTCTGCAGGGTTTGCacactaccccaacgcttttgatatCGCCAATTTTAATtgttataatagaataatatagttttgccgtaagatttcttgccagTCCTTacgcgtgagagctggcaagcCAACTCCGGAGATTTAGGGACAGTCGATACATAGTTACCcgaataacaaaaataaacaggAGTTGTTCTAAGCTTTGGGATGGCATTCCGCAAAAGTTATTATCGCGCAGTGGGCTTTGCAGTTTAAGAGTTTGCCTGTGTATGCAGCGACGCGTTTCCGGAGCGGTCTGCCTAGAAATCAATGAATGAAACTACAGAAGCTATGCTCATAAAACAGGAAACCTCAACAGACTATAATGTGAAGGAAACGATACTTCAAactacattattctgacaggGGCTTTTGTTGTAATCGTGCACGTTTTCCCGTAAGTACGAGTCTTAAATAGAAGTCCAAATCCTCCGCATCGAAGCTGCATCGCGATGGCGACATGGATGCTCTTCTCCTGCTGTAAGTTATGCATATTATTGAATTCGTTGTTTTGTGTGTATTAATCTATGGATTTTAATGATAGATATACCATACGCTTTATTGGGGAAGAATGTAAAAAGGTAAGCAATTGAAAGACACTCCTGTGCAACGGCGCAGGAGTTGGAGGAAGAGAGGCTTTTAGTTTTGGGAGTTTGAAGAATGAAACCAGGATGAAGCCACAGAGTTTGAGAGTGTAGCCCGTCGCCCCTGGTTCCAGCGCCTCGGAGTCAATGTTCCTGCGCTGAGTCAATGTTCTATTAAGTCATTTTTTCATAGAATGAAAACTATGACTGCTGGGGTATTTCTTGCTGTTTCTCAGCCTCAGTGTCATCGCCCTTTCAGGTCTTCTTATGATGAATTCAGCTCAAACCATTGAGGTCCCTCTTGGAGACAAGGCTGTTCTACCCTGCAATGGATCAGGATATGGAGATACTTTCACTGAGCCGAAGAGCGTCACGTGGCAGACCCAAGATCAGATAGTGGTCGAGTACAATGGAACGGGGCTCAAGATTGGCCCTGGGTTTGAGGCCAGAGTACAGGTTGACATGAAGAAGTTCCAAGAAGGAGACTTCACACTAACCTTGTACCCCACATTCTACAACGATGGTGacgtgtatgaatgtgtgtggaaTAGGGGTGCAACAGATCAGGCATTTCTTGGGAGTGTCTCGGTTAAAGTATTAGGTAAAATAACTTGGATTAGTTGGATTAATTCCATGATTTTTAAGTCTGTATTCTCTGGTTCACATCTATCCGTATGTCTTTCTTTTTCAGCCCCTCCTGTTCCAGCCCCTCTCTCCGTCATGGTGGGGCAGCCTGCCACCCTGCCCTGCTACGCTCACATGTACAGGCATAAGAGCCACAATGCCGTTTCTTTTCAGTGGAAGAAAGGCCAACAGGAAGTTCTGACGATGAAATCAGGAGAGATCACTTGTGGTTTGCAGTACCAAAGCCGAATCTCTGTGTCACTAGACCGGATCCGACAGGGGGACCTGTCGCTCACCGTGGAAAGTGTCCGTCCCGCCGATGAAGGTGTTTATTCCTGCTCTTATGAACTGAACGACCACCCTGAAGATGGAGACCCTGGCAGTGCCCGGGTGATGGTTACAGGTAAGAATATGCAGCTCTGCACGTCTCACTGCATAACTGCGCTGCTTCCGCGAGTAGATTAATTCTTTGATGTCATGCTTCAGATTTCTGCATGTTAGGGCCATTTTGTAATTAGTGTGGTGCAGAAATGGCAGATGTGTCTTTGAGATCCACTGGACGGTTGATTCTCTTTCCTCCAGCTTATACAGCCAACGTCTCGTTGTCTCTGGGAGAGTCTTTCCACCTGCCGTTCTACAcggagaatccagtgagggTCCAGTTCTCCAAGGCAGGTTCTGACCATCCAGTGATTCTGTGCTCTGTACATAACGACCAAGCCCAGTGGAACGCGAATTACAGTCGGCAAGCTTTCGTCCAGAATAGCACTCTGTTCTTGGACAGTGTCACTTCAGCTGATGAGGGGCTGTACACAGTGCAGGACATGCTGACTAACCGGACCGTCGCTGCTGTCTCTCTGAGCGTGACGAAGGGCCACACAGGTACGTGCGTAACTCCATTGACTGCTTTCTCTTTTTCATTGTGATGTTATGTTGGAGGGCAGCTGAGGTCCCTCAGTGTGACGCAGCACATTCCTCTGTTTTCACAGAACCACGAATTTGGCCGCTTGCAGGTACAGCTCTGGTTGTGCTGATGGTTGCACTTGTATGGATTTTCATAAAAAAGAGAAGAAGGAAACGTTCCTCAAACACAAGCACATATCAGGGTTAGAAATAGCATCGGAAATATCTGCggacccccccgacccccccccgtGAGCTCTGTGACgttgcttatttatttacacTTATTCTGCCTCTGGTTGCTTTTTAATACTTTTGCATTTTGTGTTCTtcttaaataaaatttattttctttgtaagAATAAGGTTTGGTATTCAAAATTTTTTCTTTCAAGAGTTTATTTAATATTGCCTGTGCAGGTTCTGTACATCATAGCTGTAGGTTCATATGTTACGTGCCTGGGTACGTCCTccattcccccacccccccctttgCAAAACCTTCTGACTGCCTGTGACAATAGATCGGTCACCAAAACTGCTTTTGCTTTTGAGGTGGGGAGGGACAAAGGAAGTAGGCAGATAATCAGATAAAAGGAATCGGCTTATAttagttactttttatataaatgaatagtatgaaaattaaaaaacaaaatgaaattatTTCCCAGGCAGGGTCCTGGTTAGCCAGGTGGACCCCTGTGTAGACCCCCGCAGAGCTGGCTGACACGTGTGGTCAGAGTCCCAGAGGTCTGCTCTGTCCTGACCTGGTCAGCCGAGAAAGGCGTACGGGGAAGCAGCGTGGGGCTGGAGACCCCGGCTTTAGTGTCTTTGATGGAAAAGTCCCAAGGAGGTGAGAAAGGTCCGGAGGTGGGAGGGGCAGGGAGTGGCCTGAAATCCCCTCAGCCCTCGTAAGGCTG from the Brienomyrus brachyistius isolate T26 chromosome 19, BBRACH_0.4, whole genome shotgun sequence genome contains:
- the nccrp1 gene encoding F-box only protein 50, with translation MAANDWKQKCGSELKLEENNLPMPDTVDWKFVYEKKPLGRNLLKNPSPFGLDQNTPPPPKKELAGMFGAEPPRSEPEGDFSDWTTSEETLPYDTSGIPAGVAICYLPRFSWFTLEQKVDLKEEGFWDELLDDFQPDIAIEDWYEESQLHKSVYVLKVTLLGADGQTVIKEHMLSPEEDQRNDSHTWKRVTHVFSGYGPGVRQIHFLHKLKNRDQIHVTHATGSSVIVRATRSTRP
- the LOC125714854 gene encoding uncharacterized protein LOC125714854 isoform X1, which codes for MATWMLFSCCLLMMNSAQTIEVPLGDKAVLPCNGSGYGDTFTEPKSVTWQTQDQIVVEYNGTGLKIGPGFEARVQVDMKKFQEGDFTLTLYPTFYNDGDVYECVWNRGATDQAFLGSVSVKVLAPPVPAPLSVMVGQPATLPCYAHMYRHKSHNAVSFQWKKGQQEVLTMKSGEITCGLQYQSRISVSLDRIRQGDLSLTVESVRPADEGVYSCSYELNDHPEDGDPGSARVMVTAYTANVSLSLGESFHLPFYTENPVRVQFSKAGSDHPVILCSVHNDQAQWNANYSRQAFVQNSTLFLDSVTSADEGLYTVQDMLTNRTVAAVSLSVTKGHTEPRIWPLAGTALVVLMVALVWIFIKKRRRKRSSNTSTYQG
- the LOC125714854 gene encoding uncharacterized protein LOC125714854 isoform X2, which translates into the protein MMNSAQTIEVPLGDKAVLPCNGSGYGDTFTEPKSVTWQTQDQIVVEYNGTGLKIGPGFEARVQVDMKKFQEGDFTLTLYPTFYNDGDVYECVWNRGATDQAFLGSVSVKVLAPPVPAPLSVMVGQPATLPCYAHMYRHKSHNAVSFQWKKGQQEVLTMKSGEITCGLQYQSRISVSLDRIRQGDLSLTVESVRPADEGVYSCSYELNDHPEDGDPGSARVMVTAYTANVSLSLGESFHLPFYTENPVRVQFSKAGSDHPVILCSVHNDQAQWNANYSRQAFVQNSTLFLDSVTSADEGLYTVQDMLTNRTVAAVSLSVTKGHTEPRIWPLAGTALVVLMVALVWIFIKKRRRKRSSNTSTYQG